In the genome of Oxobacter pfennigii, the window TGACAGTTAGTTTTATGTAAAGGAGGAAACTGAATGCCAATTATCTCTATCACACCTACTGATGATGTTTATATAGCAGAATATTTTCCTACCAGCAATTTCGCCAGCGTACCTGTATTATTTATCGGTGAATATTTGCAATTCGATGGCCTTCCAGATGCTTACAGAAGCCTTCTGAAATTTGATTTAACCGGAGCTATACCTCCTGGCAATACTCTAATCAGCGCGACATTAAATCTTTATGT includes:
- a CDS encoding DNRLRE domain-containing protein, which encodes MPIISITPTDDVYIAEYFPTSNFASVPVLFIGEYLQFDGLPDAYRSLLKFDLTGAIPPGNTLISATLNLYV